The window TGAAAGCCTCTCAGGGTAATGGTTTTGCAGGATATTTGCACTGTCTCTGGCAGTCTTTATGGGGGTTGCATTGGCCAGCGTCCATCCTGTGAAGTCTATCAACCACACCATTTTGTCTAGACCCTGAGGCAGGCTGAGAACTGCATTCTCCAAGGTATATATAAGATACCGAAGCTGCCCTTCATGAGACGATGTATTCTGAAATTGTTTAAAAAATATTATGCAGGTGAATTCGAGGTTAAGGAAGCCATAGGCCCACAAAAAACAGCAAGTGCTTACCTGCTTTGCAGGTCTCATAATAACGACAGTTCTCCCCTCTCTATCTGTGAAAGTTGCCCTGTACATTTTACCTGTTTCTGCTTCCACAGAAACATCAGGCTGAAATGAAAATGAAAACAATCAAAAGAATGCTTGGTTACTTGGTCAAGTTTTTGGAATGAAATCACTTGAGCATTTCAAGGAAGGAAAATGCATATTTACCCAGCGAATATCCTCAGGCTTGCTAGCTGCCCTCCACTTGAGACTTTCTTCCAACATTTTCCTAGACTTGTCAACATTCCAGTTGCGGGCTTCGAGATACCTAGCCAAGCATGCTTCACTGCAGTACTTGTCGCCACGGGCAGACGCAGGCCCAAGTGCAGCTCTCAGTTCGTTGATCTGCTCACGGAAGATTGTTTCATGAGAAATGGACGAAAAAACAGTAGTATATATGTTTaaccaagatgaagataccaaggtaGTTTTCTCTTTGACAAGAACTAGTATGCATCGATATTGCTTACGGGCTTCCGCTGAACTGGAAACATCTAAAGGATTCATAATAGAGCTTCTACAGTCTCGATACGGAAGGGGGCTATGTTGAATCAGTTACAACATACATTTGTATCAAAAGAAGCACATGTAAAAAAGCTTGTGTACATTTCACACTCTTAAAGAGTAAAAATGCTACATTACGGGCTTTTATGCAAAACAGAATATCATTCAGTAGTCTACGTAAGATCTGAACTACCACAAAAAATTATGCAAAGAGACATATTGTCACAGTATCATTCCCGTCGCAACATAAGACATGACAATCCTTTGTGAGGGAGTATGTCAAACTATTTGTCTCGCATCaaataaataatatataggtgatAACTTACATATATCTGCCTTTGTTCTTCATTTATTAAGCCAGAACCATTCGGGCTACTATGCTATATTCAGGTTCAAAGTTTTGCCCATGTTAACTTGTTTAGATATCCTTTCCGGAAAGAAAAAAACTTGTTTAGATATTCACATAAGATGGAAGCTTGATAAAAACCTTGGAAAGAAACTAATGAATCCACCATCATTGTATATATTAGTACCTAGAACATGTACTTTACATGGTAATAGTTCTACAGCATAACCAAAACCTGACTTTCAATTAGTACCTTTGCTTGTCGCTGCTCAGCATCATCTGAATTGAAATGAGAAGTGTGCTTCCTACGAAACATGTTGTCTTCAACTTACTGAGGTTCAACCTTCAAGTGTGAAATGACGACAAATTAACATACATATTAGATGAGTAGATAATTGAATGCAGTTGTACTTTCTATTTGACTAAATTTCAAACATAAGTTCGTCATTACTTTTGAGAGGAAGTGGCTTCAAATCTGACCAAGTTGGCATGAGTCAAGAGATCATGTAGTGAGATTATTGATATTATCTCTGTTTTTCTTCCTATTACAACAGTTCGCAGATAACACTAAAAATGGCAATTAAATTTGGACAAAAAAGACCATGATGTTTCAAGCTGGACAAAAATGACCATAATAATGTAATTATATTTCTAGTGTTCTACTACTACATAATGCTGTAGAATGAACAGCATAAGTAAGCTCTTTTGTGTGCCAATGCAAAAATTACCACACTATAAGGTCTTACCATCCTGGTAAGTCTAAATGAACCATAGACCACAAGCATTTGGACCCATTTCAGCAAGCATAAATAAGCGCACTTGCTCTAACTACTGTCTCCGTCGCAGAAAAAGTACGGGTGCATCTTCCCCTTATTTTCCGTCACACATCAATTAAGAGGGTCAGAAAATGTGGTAAGCCTACAAAGCTCACGTCGTGATCAACTGTCCCAGCAGACTACAACAGGCAACGACAAGTGACCGTACTCCATCCATGAACAAGTCCAAGACCTCTAGAAAAAGTTGCATTGTTCTAGGCCGGCACCAGATCAGATGGGCCTAAAAACATCTGTTTTCTAATCACGTGGCAGGAAAACGTGCGTGAGGTTTCACATGCTGCCACCGTGAGTGGATCGCAGCACGGTCCGCGGTGCGTGGAGGAATCCCTGTTTTCTACTATCAGTAGCTGACAAGAAGAGATAGAGGGGCGGCCTTTATTGGTACTAGTTAATTGTTAGGGCGGCCTTAATAGCAGCCCTGATGCAACTCTGACTTGTTAATTGTCACCCCAACTTTTGACTTCTAATGCAGAAGGTTGTGGAGAGATGAAGGTTTCCACATGTTACTTTTACCATCTACTATCTGTGTTGGTTCATAAATCTTCAGCAAAGAAGCATCAAGATTTATGAGTTCCTAAATCTGTACTGCTGATGCTAGCATGTTTATTTCCTTCTAAAAAGATGCCGCCCTAACAATTAACTAATGCCTGCAGAGTTACAGTATACAGTAAAATAGCAGGGGTTTTCAGATGAACAGAGCCTGATGGATTTCAGGTGGATGGTTTCAGAGTTTTTCAGACACAAGCACAGGATTTACCAATCGGCAGGGGAACGTAGCGAGCAGGAGTGGCTCAATATCATCAGAACATGAACGGGGAAGAATCAACTGAATAATTTTCCAGGCAGGcaggtaacaagaacaagaaatggAAAAGGAATCAAGAAATAAGGAGAAAAGTTCCCCGTACCAGGAGAAGAAGCCCCGGGGAGAAGACGAACCGGACCTGCACCTCGGCAACTCAGGCTCCGGGAATCACCCACGGAACGGCGGCGAGGAAGGAGCTGGCCGGCGCTGGCTGGGAGTTGGACGGCGCAAGAATAAACAACACGAGAGAGACAAAGGGCGGAGAGGCGGACTGACTGGGGAGGCAACACCGCACCAACGCCGTGGAGTGGAGGTTGCGCGGAATGAATCACGCGCTTGCGATGAGCGGGGGTTCGGGGGAGCACGCGCACGCGCACGCCATTGGAGGCAGGGTC is drawn from Triticum dicoccoides isolate Atlit2015 ecotype Zavitan chromosome 4A, WEW_v2.0, whole genome shotgun sequence and contains these coding sequences:
- the LOC119286833 gene encoding phosphatidylinositol transfer protein PDR17-like, with protein sequence MFRRKHTSHFNSDDAEQRQAKINELRAALGPASARGDKYCSEACLARYLEARNWNVDKSRKMLEESLKWRAASKPEDIRWPDVSVEAETGKMYRATFTDREGRTVVIMRPAKQNTSSHEGQLRYLIYTLENAVLSLPQGLDKMVWLIDFTGWTLANATPIKTARDSANILQNHYPERLSVAFLFNPPKVFEAFFKVIKVFLDPKSIQKVNFVYKDNEESMKTMYKHIDPEVLPVEFGGKNIVVYNHEDYSKLMTKDDTKTTSFWAADGSHAVNGGSVPQVIPQSSPIVAKAS